One Ctenopharyngodon idella isolate HZGC_01 chromosome 3, HZGC01, whole genome shotgun sequence genomic window, tttcaacacacCACCAGCTTGTTCTTTATGTTTCCGATGAATGCTGCggttttgattgttttgttttgttttgacgtACGGAGCCGCAGTAAATCTCGCCTGTCACTAGCCACAGTTTGTGCCTTTGCTCAAATGCAAgctttgttttcttcttctcttgCTGAATCAATAACTAAGTTGCTAGCCTACCCCGCTAGCCATCCCATCCAGACTTTGTTTTTAGGCTACTTCCTGTTCCATCATCGCCACTGATTTTTATCTGTACAAAACAAACCCAGGTCGTTTCGTTTCTGTCATTGTGTAGAAGACCAGGAACAGCAGAGGTTTACAAGAACAGCCTTGCGTTGTTTCTTGCGGGgtttctcttgaaaataaagGCTTTGTATTCACAGAAATGACGCTTTCATAGAGACATAAACCCAGCCCACGACTATTTCCCCGGAAAGCGACATGCATCCTGTTTGACTGAGCCGAATAACATTGTTCACTGTATGGTGACTAATATACTTGCATCTATTCTGTTGCATATTAAAGGTTCCCATGATAGGGCTGTTCTGCTGTATGAATATGTGGGGAAGAAGACGGTGGATCTGCAGCATACTGAGGTTCCTGAAGCTTACAGAGGACGAGAGATTGCCAAACACCTGGCCAAGGTTGTAGAAGATTACTAAAGATCAGTGTGAAACGGTTTTTGCACAATGATATTGCATTGTTCATTGGTGTGCAATAAaatttgctttgctttttgcTAGGCTGCAATGGACTTCGTGGTAGAGGAGGACCTGAAGGCCCATTTAACCTGCTGGTACATCCAGAAGTACGTCAAAGAAAACCCTCACCCCCATTACTTGGAGCGCATCCTCCATTGAGAGCATCGAGGATCTCTTGATTCTAATAGGAGGATTTGGGATTGGGTGGGATGGGTATCTGTTGGGCGTCCCTAATCTGTCTGACTGGTCTTGAAACTccacaaaagatttattttttttgtttgcgaGTGAGCGAGCGTGAATGCGATTTGAAGGAGGGGAGAGATCTGAAACTACAAAGCCGTGAAAACGTTTCTTTGGAAAGATAAGAGTGTGGACTTTGAGGTGGACTAGTTTCCCAGTAATTTAAGCAGACTTTCAAGCCAATCTAGAGAAGTGAGAGACTATGACACGCATTATGAACTGTTTGATATGGTCATAAGAGCGATGTTAGACTCCATATGCCTCTCTGGCCTTACGCCTTCAGATTTAGTGGTGCTCACGAGAGAGATACACGCGTACTTGTGTTCCCACATGCACAGGAGGGACATCCCAATGTAACTGTCCCGTCAGAAACAGCTATTTTATTCTGTGCATGTTCTAGGCTGATTTTGTGCTTTTGCATGTGTGTATCGGTGTATACTATGGCCAGTGAAGAGCTCAGACTCTGGAGACAATCGCCTGCCCATATATTCGCAGGGCTGAACCTCTCAGGATGCACACTTTATAAACCCAATAAAGCACCTCTGCATAGAGGATTCTGTTACATGCGGTTGAATGTGTATGTATGAATAACTGAGTATGAGTGTAAGAATATCAGTGTATGTTAGTTACTCTCATATATCCCAGGGGTCTCATTAAAAGTCAGTTGATGATCTGCCTTGAGCGAGATCGGTTGTTTGCATGGCATATTCTGTGCTGACAAACATCCGTGACACCATTGATGACCGTGATATTCCTGGCGATGATAATGAAGGTCATCTTTTTCAAGTAAAACTGGGCTCTGTTACGTCAGTTTATGATGTAATACAGACTAAAGATGCCTGAAACTCATCTGTTTTTACACACTTATGTACTCTTAATATTACTATTCAtggttttgaataaaaaatttGAGATAAAACTTGGTTTATGAGTGTTTATGCTCATAAGTATGATGCATTTTAATTGTGTGTACTTTTGAATAaagtttattgttattattattgaaatattttgcaTTCATCAGTGTTGTATTTACTTACTCTCACGTCGTTCTGACATTGttttctgtggagcacaaattaagatattttgaagaatgttggagTCCACAAAAAATTGGACCCCATTGAATTTCATTGCATAGAAAAAAATGATCAGcatgttgtaatttttttacaaaataaataaattcatacagatgtgaaagacatgagggttaagtaaatgatgatataTCTTTAAAAAGCTAAATTGTGAGTTCTTGTCATGCTCCATTTGGGGTTTACTAGTACATTTTCAGTGATTTGGtaattaaatgcaatttttaatgttgcatgagtttttttttctgtaaaatcttaccatttttttttattcacaacatTGTTCCACTCCAGCGGTCCACTGACACAATACTTCTGAACACTTTTAGAGGTTTAGGACGAATAAAACGATTGCGTGAAAAGCTTTGCTTTTAGTTCCCTTTCTTtgcaatattttaatgcatttctcTCGAATTTATTAATGCACAGATATCCAATGaattaatgcttttatgttATGCAATCCATCACTACTGGGGGAGACAGAGAGCGCAAACCCTGCACGTGTTACCGAGCACCTTGTAGTTGTTATAACACGGTTCCCCCTCTCCTATGCACCAGCGCCGTACGAGGACGGGACTCACTACATAAACGAGAACCGACCACATTATGGGTGAGTGCCTTCTCTGCAATACCATCGCATCCACGTTCATTACATGACCGAAAGTTTTGGATACAGTACAAAACAGTTAAATCATTTTGTCAGACAACATTCTTTGTACAACGCTTGCATACGCTGTGGGAATGGTTTGTCCTACTAAAAGCCCCATAGTGTTGTCCTTGCTTTCGATTGGTCACCTCCGctattcaaaaacataaattatatagCCTCGAGAATCAAACCATAATCAAAACCAATTACTCGTTTGTTGTATGAAAGAATGTGTcccatttataaaatataaacaactgtctttaacaaaataaagcaaacattAATATCGTTACAGATTCTGTTCAGGTGGTAGGATCCTCAACTAAATTCAGATTCACGGGATTTGTAGTCTCTTGAAAATGCTCGAAAGCTTTAAAGATTATTAATAGAGCAGAAGCAGTGAACTACATTGCCCATAGTGCACCGCGACAAGTTTTGCGTCAAGTCTAGTCCGTTGCTTTTTCAAGATGGCGTCGCTGGGAAGGAGGCGCGGTGTCCCAGTCAACAGGGAGAGGTCAGTTAGACTAAAACCTGTCATTATTTCTTAATACGTGACGTGAAATGTTTAGGCTTTATGCACGTTTTAAGTTAGTTTCCTATCGTTAAAACACCAGGTCTTTTGGCGTTTTGTGCAGCCACAAACACTAAAAAACTGTCTGAATAGAGCTCATGTGTTGTTTTGATTAGCTTACTGACTCTGGGGTCCCTCAATTGATTAGCAGTGCAGAGAGcagcaaaaaaattaattttatggcAGTTACATCTGAAATCTTGATATTGATTTTGCAGTATGTGTTGACAAAAGAGGAACAAGTTAAAATAGCGCTTCACACCCATGACAGCGGCTTTCAAGGAGATATGTACAGTTAGCAGGCATTTATAGTTGTTATACTAAGTTAAGTTATACTTCAAATGTCTTGAAAACATGAagaaattgtcattttttgcGCCCCCAAAAATATGGCCTTTTAATGCACAGCCTGTTAAACTGACAGTATGCGTTAAATTCATTTAAACGTTGCGAAAGGCGGACCGCTCTCGCCTGACTTTATCGAGTTAGTTATCAGCTCAGTGTTTCCTAAAATAATAGCTAGTTTGAAATAAGGTTTTATTAATATACCCGATCAAGCTGTCTTTTATTGTACATTTGAAAATTTACCCTAAGCGTTCCCCCCTTCAATTAACACCGCGCAAAAGTTTCCTGTTTCACTGTGTGAACCCAGGCCGCAGATGGTCTGTCTAATGTAGAAAACGCGAGACAGATAGTGTCGAATCAAGACCGGAATATACAGTCAGTTTTAACTGAGGATTTTTTTAAGCAGCTTTACCATTTTAAATCCATTTAGAAAAATGTGGCAAACAAATCAGCACAGGAAATGCTGTCCCATGTGAAGCAATGTTGGCTGGTCTGTGAACACTTCTTGCTGTGCTGTCCAATCAGTTTTACTTTTTGCTCAATCTCAATAGTTACATAGACATACAACCAAAAAAATCAGACTGATGGCTCAATCGGGCTGAAAAGCCTTCATGTAAATGCTTATTCGATCCGAAATTTTGATTGTATTGGAAAGGTTTGATGTAGACCTGAAATAAtcagaattttaaaaatgcacagtGCCAGTATGTGCATGTTTATTTACATCTTACAAACTGGTCAGTGAAGGAgactaaatatttattaaatatttgcaaaaaaaaagctCTTCTGAAATATGTCAGATGTCATCAAGGCAAAAACAGCAATTATGTCACTGCAGCGTTGCAGGGTTCATATAAACAGAACTTTCAGAATTAGAAATCTGAATTCATTTGGATTGGAGAActcactttttttctctttctcttttctctctcttaagGGGAGTGATGGCGGCGACGGAGTGTTACATCGTCCACGAGATCTACAACGGCGAGAATGCACAGGAGCAGTTCGAGTATGAGCTGGAACAGGCTCTGGAGGCGCAGTACCGTTACATCGTCATCGAACCCACGCGCATCGGAGACGAAACAGCCCGCTGGGTAGCCGTGGGAAACTGCCTGCACAAAACCGCCGTTCTGGCTGGGGCCGCATGCCTCCTGACGCCACTCGCCCTTCCTGTCGACTACTCCCGTTATGTGGCGCTGCCGGCTGGCGCTCTTAGCCTGGCCTGTGCCGCGCTCTACGGCATCTCTTGGCAGTTCGACCCCTGCTGCAAGTACCAGGTAGAGTACGACAGTCAGAAGCTCTCGCGGTTGCCCCTGCACACGCTCACCTCCTCTACGCCGGTGGTTCTGGTTCGACGGGACGACGTGCACAGAAAGAGACTGCACAACACGATAGCGTTGGCGGCCCTGGCGTACTGTGCCAAGAGGATCTACGAACTGTACGCTGTATGAGCGCTATGGCACAtccacacacacgcatacagaTACTGACATacgcgtacacacacacaaacacgcggCAGGGAGGTGAGAAGCACTACTAAACACCCGACACTGGCAgatacacacacgtacacaccaAACAATAACATACGGACGGACCGACAGTGAGAGTGTTCGAAAACAAAAGGAGACAAGGCTCTTTCTCTGTCACGATTTTTCATCGTTTTGATTTCAACCAGTTAAAGATTGGACAGActgatggacggacggacggatggatggatgtatgagAGGAAGGGTTGGGGGGGAGCTTATAGTTCTGAATGAATCTTCCCCTTTTCGCTGTACTTTAAAAGTGATATCACCAGTGCACTTGAGCCCCCCTTCCCACTCCTTCCCTGCGCCTGTCCAGCCCCTTCTTCGTCCCGCAGCTCTCCCCCAACGGTCACCTGCCACCCACACGGAGCTTCCGCACCCGGGCAGTGACCTGTCGGACTGAACGTGTGGTGGACAGACAGACGTGTTTTAAGAATGACCTTTGAATCCTCTCTTTTCTCCCTCTGTGTAGTTTTACTGTACCCTGCCTTTGGTGCGTCACCTTTTCATTAAACAGTAGGAGATTTAACCTCACTGGTATCTCTGACGACCTTTATTTTGACCCTCAAGGGCTTGGATTCCTTCTTATTGCACATCTGAGTTGTAGCCTTCATGCAGTCAGCTCGCAGTCAGATTTATTTTACAAGCCACGGTTTGTAATGGATCAGTATAAATCCGAATCTTCTGATGaagttatgaaaaataaatataaaagataagTAAATGTGAACTCAtctgaaagggatagttcatcccaAAATTGAAGTTTTGTCATTAACTCATGCTGTTCCAGAACTATATATTGCTGTTacttaatttttcatttttgggataTTACTATTCCTTGAATTTGCAGACAAATCAGTCTAATTGAATGAAATGTACTTCAATATTCACAGCCTGTTTGCAGAGAAATTGTGAGAGATATAGTTTGCAAATGGTATTTTGTATTATTGGCACCATGTTACATAATGTTTACACTGTTTATGATGTTTTTACAATTGCATCTGCCCTGTGGAGTCAtctaatatgttttatttccatattgTAGAGTATAATATCTAAAACAGGAAATTCAAAGAGAAAAGGGTAGGATTTAAATTGGGTCAGTATTTATTTTGCgtgtttttgtgtcatttcTGCTCAGAAGAATtggaaaataagaaaaaaaaaaagttaaacaggTTTCTCCAACAGTTCTCCTGTCTGCAGTTGGTCAACACTTCATCTTTAGGAGTAAGTGCTTATCATTCTTAAAGCCACATTAGAAAAGCCTAACTCATCTTGTGCATTTCAGATGGATGGTCAGTGTCAGTGATTCTTAAAAATTGTTCAGTTTTACCAGAATTGCACAAAGATATTCACTGATACACAGCCAAAACATTACGACCAGTTGTAGGTGAAGCAAATATAATTGATCTtctcctaacaaggccacatattatGGTCAGGGTAGATTAGATTGTAAGAAAACAATCAGTTCTCATAATCAAcatgttggatgcaggagaaatgggcaggaataaagatctgagcaactttgacaagggccaaattgttatgTTAAGGTGACTTGGGTTAGAGTATCTCTGAAAGGTTTGTGTGTTGCTCccggtcagcagtggtgagaatttgCCAACAGTGGCCCGAGGAGGGGCAAACAACAAACTGGCGACAGGGTGTTGGGCAcacaaggctcactgatgcatgaGGCCAACAAAGGCAGTCTGGTCCgagccaacagaaggtctactgtggcacaagtcacaaaattttaatgatcttttggagcagtggaagaaggtcaACTGGTCTGCTGAATTCTGTTTTCTTTCACATCTTGGATGGCTGTGTACGATTGCGCTGTTTACCTGGGGAAGTGATGCACGGTAGGATGACGACAAGTCTGTCgagggagtgtgatgctctgggcaatATTCTGCTGGGAAACCATGGGTCTGGCAATTCATGTGGAAATAAATTTGACACATGCCACCTACCTAAATATGGCAGACCATGTGCACCCGGCGCCAAGGCTGATTATCTCAAGCCCCCaggtgttgccctggcctccaaattccctaGATTTCAATCCAgtcaagcatctgtgggatgtgctggaccaaaAAGTCCGATCTACGGTGACTCCATCTCACAACCTACAGGACTTGCTGAACTCTTGGTGGTAGATACCACAGGACACCCTCtggtgtcttaaa contains:
- the natd1 gene encoding protein NATD1, translating into MAQAAQINVLDINTPLRVEHDKKRRQFSIRLNGSHDRAVLLYEYVGKKTVDLQHTEVPEAYRGREIAKHLAKAAMDFVVEEDLKAHLTCWYIQKYVKENPHPHYLERILH
- the tmem11 gene encoding transmembrane protein 11, mitochondrial isoform X1; amino-acid sequence: MAATECYIVHEIYNGENAQEQFEYELEQALEAQYRYIVIEPTRIGDETARWVAVGNCLHKTAVLAGAACLLTPLALPVDYSRYVALPAGALSLACAALYGISWQFDPCCKYQVEYDSQKLSRLPLHTLTSSTPVVLVRRDDVHRKRLHNTIALAALAYCAKRIYELYAV
- the tmem11 gene encoding transmembrane protein 11, mitochondrial isoform X2 encodes the protein MASLGRRRGVPVNRERGVMAATECYIVHEIYNGENAQEQFEYELEQALEAQYRYIVIEPTRIGDETARWVAVGNCLHKTAVLAGAACLLTPLALPVDYSRYVALPAGALSLACAALYGISWQFDPCCKYQVEYDSQKLSRLPLHTLTSSTPVVLVRRDDVHRKRLHNTIALAALAYCAKRIYELYAV